The Mesorhizobium sp. M3A.F.Ca.ET.080.04.2.1 genome contains the following window.
TGGCGCGCGGACCGTTTCCAGAGGCCGACGAGCGGGCGCTGCTCGAAAAACACGGCATTGACGCCATCATATCGAAGAACAGCGGAGGCGAGGCCACCTATGGCAAGATCGCCGCGGCGCAGGCGCTCGGCATCGAGGTCATCATGGTGCGTCGCCCGCCGCTGCCGGACGTTCGTTCGGCCGAGACGGTCGATCAACTGGCCGCAATCGTCGATCATCTTTTCGAACCCGTTGCCGAGCGCGGCGTGTAGACCAGCGCGGGGCGTTCGCCGCGCTTGATGATGCGGGTCTCGGGCGAGCCGATGATGATGCAGGTCGCCATGTCGGCTTTTTCCGCATCGGCATCAGCAAGCAGGAACACCTCGATGCGCTCGTCGGGCCGACCGGCGGCGCGGCCGAAGATCACCGGCGTGGTGCCGGGCAGGATCGCCTTCAGGCATTCGAAAGCCCGGCCAAGCTGCCAGGGCCGGGCCTTGCTGATCGGATTGTAGAGCGCAATGACGAAGCCGGCGCCGGCCGCCGCGAGCAGGCGCAGCTCGATCAGGTCCCACGGTTTCAGATTGTCGGAGAGCGAGATGGCGCAGAAATCGTGGCCCAGCGGCGCGCCGATGCGGGCGGCGACGGCGAGCATGGCGGTGACGCCGGGAACGACCGCGAGGTCGATCGCTCGCCATTCGGCCGGCCCGGCTTCGATCGCCTCACAGACGGCTGCCGCCATGGCAAAGACGCCCGGATCGCCCCCGGACACGACGGCGACGTTATGGCCTTCGGCGGCCTTGGCCAGCGCTTCGTTGGAGCGGGCGAGCTCCTCGCGATTGTCCGAGGCGACACGGATCTGGTCCGGGCGCAACTCCAGCCGCTCGACATAAGGCTTGTAGCCGAAGAAGAAGGAGGCTTCCGACACGGCGCGGCTTGCCTCCGGCGTGACCTGGTCGGCATTGCCCGGCCCGAGACCGATGACGGTGAGGCGGCCGCTCATGGCTTGGCTCCGGCAGCGCCAGGGCGGGCGGACCAGCCGGCAACCAGCACGATGGCGAAATAGGGGGCCTTGTCATCCGGCTTGTCGGCGAGCCGCATCGAGACGCTGCCGGGCATGGTGCCGCGTTCGACATAAACAGCCTTCGCCAACTTGCCGGTCGCTTCCAGCGCGCGGCGGATTTTGGGCAGGTTGCGGCCGACCTTCATGATGACAGCGGCATCGGTGTCGGCCAGCCGGCGCGTCAGCTCGAACTCGCTCATCGTGCCCGGCAGAACGGTCAGCACGTCGTTGCCCTGGACGATCGGCAGGCCGGTCGCCGACCAGCAGCCGGACATGGCGGTGATGCCGGGGATGACTTCGGTCGGAAAGCGATGCGCCAGCCGGACGTGCAGGTGCATATAGGAGCCGTAAAACAGCGGGTCGCCTTCGGACAGCACCGCAACCATCCTGCCGGCGCCAAGATGCTCGGCGACCTGTTCGGCCGACTGCTCGTAGAAGTCGGTGATCTGCGAGCGGTAGTCGTCGTGGTCCTTGTCGATCTCGGTCGTCACCGGATAGAGCAGCGGGAGCTCGATCATGTCCGGCCGGAAGCGCGCCTCGACGATGGCACGCGCATTGCTGTTGTTGCCGCGCTTGGCGAAATAGGCGACGACGTCGGCCTCGGCCAGCGCGCGCGCTGCCTTCAGCGTCAACAATTCCGGATCGCCGGGACCGGTGCCGACGCCAATCAGGCGTCCTTTGGATATAGCGTTCACAGGCCCGGCCTCGCCAACGAATTCAGCGCCGCCGCCGTCATGGCGCTGCCACCAAGCCTGCCGCGCACGATGGCGTAAGGCACGCCATAGGAGTTCTCAGCCAGCGCATCCTTGGATTCGGCAGCGCCGACGAAGCCGACCGGCATGCCGATGATCGCGGCCGGCTTCGGCGCGCCGTCGCGAAGTTTTTCGAGTAGATAGAACAGCGCGGTCGGCGCGTTGCCGATGGCGACCACCGAGCCGGCCATGCGATCGCCCCAGAGGTCGATTGCAGCGGCCGATCGGGTATTGCTGATTTCCTTGGCGATTTCGCTGGTGCGTGGGTCGCGCAGCGTGCAGATCACCTCATTGCCGGCCGGCAGCCGGGCACGGGTGACGCCATGTGCGACCATCTCGGCGTCGCAGAAGATCGGCGCGCCGGCCGCTAGCGCGGCCCGGGCAGAAGCGACGAAATCGCTGGAAAAGACGAAATGGCTGGCGGCCTCGACCTGGCCGCAGGCATGGATCATGCGGATCGCGACATCGGCTTCGGCCTCGGAGAAGCGCGACAGGTCGGCCTCGGCGCGGATAATGGCGAAAGAGCGCTCATAGATCGCCATCCCGTCATGGATATAGTCGTAAGCGGCCATTCTTCAGTTCCGTCGATAGAGTTCGGCGACCCCGGCCGCGCCAAGCCTTCTCAGGCAGGCAGCGGTGGTCTCGCCTTGATGTCGTTCGCCACGGGTTGCCGCCGCAATGCCGGCGATCCCGCGCGCGGCGTCATAGCCCGGCCTGTATCCGGCAGGAAGGGCCTTTGCCGTCCCGTCCACGACAAGTCCGGCTCCGTTTTCGTCGCCGACCAGGGCCAGCACTGCCGGGCCGGGATGGGCGCAGCCCTTGGCGCAGCCGGAAATGTGAAGGGTGAGCGAGGCATCGAAGAGGTCGGGGCTCTCCGTTGCGATCGTTTCAGCGATGGCGCGGGTGGCGATGCGGCCGGAAGTGCAGGCGGGCGCTCCGGGGCAGGCGGCGATGCGGGTGCGCGGATCGGCGGCCTTGGTGACGAAGCCGAGGGCGGCGGCTGAGGCTTGCAGGGCAGGGCAGGCGGATGCGGTGAGGCCGAGGAAAAGCAGAGCGCGGCCTGGGGCAAAGCGGATTTCGGTGGTGCCGAGATCCGAAGCCTGAACGGCGAGATCCATGAGATTTTGCGCCGGCATGCTGCCGAAGGGCAGGCCGAAGCCGAGGGCGTGGCTATCCGCAAGATCGAAGGTGCCAATGGGGCGTCTTATAGGCTGGCGCTCCTTCACACCCCCCTCTGTCCTCCCGGACATCTCCCCCGCAAGGGGGGAGATTGGCAGCTCTGCCGCCGGCACTCCTCTTTTGTCCGAAGTTGACGCAGCGTTTGCGATTAGCGAAACCGGCGGCGACAGCTCAATCTCCCCCCATGTGGGGGAGATGTCCGGCAGGACAGAGGGGGGCGCGAAGGAATGCCAGCCTGCGAGGGAGGCCAACTGCCGCTCCGTCAAATCCCGCGTATGCGCCTCGCGGCCTCTTTCAGCGACCATCCGAAGTGCCGCAACGGTGATATCGCGTGCACCGTCCGTATCGACCATCGTGAGCGGCCTTGCGCTGCGCGCGTCGCCGGCAACCGACATGCTCCATTGGGTGCCGCTTGCAGTCCGCACCGCAGTCAGCCTTACGTCGGCAGTCACCGCATCCATGGCCAACTGCCCACCGCCGTCGACAACCACCGACACCTTCGGCCCCAGCCGTGCCGTCAGCCCGGCCTCTTGGATGGCAATCCTGATCCGATCCGCCAGCGGACGCGGGTCCGCGATCTCCTGCGGGTCGATGCCGGCCAACGGCCCGATCTCCACCGGCACGCCGCTCCGCACCTCGATCCCCAGCGCATCCACTTCGGCCGCCAGCAGCTGCGCGCTGTCCGCCGTCAGACCGCGGATCTGCAGGCTGCCGCGCGCGGTCACCTCCATGATGCCGTTGCCATGGCGCAGGGCGGATTCGCAGAGTCCGATCAGTGCCTTGAGGGCAAGTCCTCCAGCGACCGGATTGAGCCGCACCAGCAATCCGTCGCCGGTTCGCATGGGCGCGCTCAAGGCAGGGCAGGCGCCGCGGCGCGAGAAGGCGTTCATGCCGCCACCCCGCTTGCCTGGGCCTCTGCGATCAAGGCGGCGAGATCGTCGTCGATGGAGTTGCGGAGCGGATGCCAGAGGCCGCGCCGCCGCGCGGCCAGGAACCGCTCCGCGATGACTTTCGCGGCGGCCGGGTTCTCGCGCAGGAGGAAGGCGCGAACCTCCGGGTCACCCACATAAGCGTCATGCACCGCTTCGATCAACGCAGCGGAAATGGCATGTGTGGTCTCGGCAAAGCCGACGAGACGATCGACGGTCTCAGCGAATTCCGAGGCTCCGCGCGGGCCGTGACGCATCTGGCCGGCAATGAAGCGCGGATTGACGGCACGCGCCCGCACCACGCGGGATACCGCTTCGCCAACCGAACGCGGTTTCGGCTTCTTCGGATCGGTGGTGTCGAGCACGATGACGTCGGCATTGCGGCCGAGCGCGGCCAGTGCTGCAGAAAACCCGCCGATGAACGCGACATCGGCCGAGCCTTCGAGGATATCGCGGCCCGGGTCGTCGCCGGTGTGGACGAGAAGGTCGGCTTCGGCAATGCGGCCCTCGAAGGCGCCGGGCGCGGAAATCGCTTCCCCGTCAGCGCCGCCATAGGCGTGCGATGTGGCCTCAAGATAGGCGCGGCCGATCTCCTCGCGCGCACCCCATTCGCCGCGCGACAGCAGATCCTCGATACCGGCGCCATAGGTGCCGGGCGAGGTGCCGAAAATGCGCGGGCTGACTTTCCCCTCGGCGCGCGCCGCGGCGGCGAGGGGATTTTCGGAATCGTCTTCATCGCGGCCGGCAACCGCATGGGCGGCGGCGTCGATCAGCGCGATCTGGGTCGGGAACATGTCGCGGAAGAGGCCCGAAATGCGCCAGGTGACGTCGATGCGCGGGCGGCCAAGTGCCGCCGGCGGCAGCACTTCGATGCCGGTGACGCGGCCGGTGGCGGCATCCCATTGCGGCCGGCAGCCCATCAAAGCCAGGCCTTGGGCGATCTCCTCGCCGCCGGTGCGCAGCGAGGCCGAGCCCCAGAGGTCGATGACCAGCGCGCGCGGCCAGTCGCCATGGCTCTGCATGTAGCTGCGCACGACTTCCTCCGCCGCCGCCTGTCCGAGGTCATAGGCGGTCGGCGTCGGCATGGTGCGCGGGTCGGCGGTGAAGAGGTTGCGGCCGGTGGGCAGCACGTCGGAGCGGCCGCGCGCCGGCGCGCCGGCCGGCCCTGCCTTGATGTGGCGGCCGTCGAGCGCGGCGAGCAGGGCTGCCTTTTCGGCCTCCGCGCTTTGCCTCCGCAGGGTATCGGGTTCATCCTCCGGCGCGCGGCCATAGATGTGCAGCCCGTCCTTGATGGCGAAATCCTTGAGGTCGCAGAGCCAGGCGTCGATGCGGCGCAGCGCTTCGTCCGGCGCATCGGTGCCGCCAACGCCCGCTTCGGCGGCCAGACCGGATTTTTGCGCGGTCTCGACGATAAGCCTGGCCAGCCGATCGCGGCGGCGGCGGTCGAGTCCGTCGGCCTGGGCGTATTCGTCGACCAGCCGCTCGAGCCGCTGCTGCGCCTCGTCGAGACCGGCGCCGGTCAGCGGCGGTGGCAGATGGCCGAGCGTGATGGCCGAAATCCGGCGCTTGGCCTGCGCCGCCTCGCCGGGATTGGAGACGATGAAGGGATAGATGACCGGCAGCGACCCGGTGACGATCTCGGGGAAGCAGGTGCCGGAGAGGGCGACCGTCTTGCCCGGCAGCCATTCGAGCGTGCCATGCGCGCCGACATGGATGATGGCGTGCACGCCGAGCGATTTTTGCAGCCAAAGGCCGAAAGCGATCAGGTCATGACGCGGGGGGAGAGTTGGGTCGTGGTAGTCGGCGCGGCGGTCGGCCGAGCGGCCGCGGTCGGGGGCGAGCGCCACCGTGATGTTGCCGAAGATCGCGGCGCGGAAGGGGAAGTGTGTCGAGGTCGGCGCTTGAACACCCCCCTCTGTCCTGCCGGACATCTCCCCCTCAAGGGGGGAGATTGGCAGTTCTGTCGTCTGCGCGATCCCAGCAGCGCTGATGATTGGCGAAAGCTGTGATGACAGCTCAATCTCCCCCCTTGAGGGTGAGATGTCCGGCAGGACAGAGGGGGGCGCATTGACGTGAGCTTCGTGCTTAGCTCCTCCCCAAGCTGCCTCAACCGCATCGCGCGAAGCTTCGGGAAGCTCTGCCGACAGAGCGAGGTAATCCTCCAAGGCAAGACCCTGCCCACCAACCCTCAGCGCATCCACCAACCCACGCGGCGATTGCGGAATCCTGTCAACCGTATAGCCCTGTTCCTTCAGGTCATGCAGCATGGCGAGCACGCTCGACGGAACATCCAAGCCGACGGCGTACCCCGTGCGTCCTGGCGCGCTTGGATAATCCGGAATCAGGATGGCCAGTTTGCGCCTCGCCCGCGCGGTCCGCTGCAGTCGGACAAAGGCGCCGATGCGAGCCGCGACCTGCGCCACGCGATCCGTTTCCGGCCGGTTGGCGAAAGCTCGAAAGGCGAGCGCCGGGTCGGCTTCGATCTCGCCCTTGAACGAGATCGCGCCGGCCAGGATGCGGCCGTCCAACTCGGGCAGCACGACATGCATGGCGAGATCGGCGGGCGCCAGGCCGCGCTGGTTTTGCTCCCACACCTCGCGCTTGGTCGTGGCGACGATGACCTGGAACACCGGCACGGCGGCGCGGTCGAACAGGGTTTCGGCACCGGGCTCGGCGCCGGAGGCGAAGGCGGTGGCAGTGACCATGGCTGCGGGGTTCAGCGAGGCGAGGGCGGTTTCGACGAAGCCCAAAGACGTCGGATCCTTGAGGCTGGATACAAAGATCGGTACGGGCGTCATGCCCTGCGCCCGCAAAGCTTCGGCCAACGCGTCGATCGGCGCGACGTCGGCCGCAAGCAGCATCGAGCGGTAGAAGAGGATGGGGATGATCGGGGCAGCATTTCCCTCCCTCTCAAGGGGGAGGGGGACCACGCCGCGTTCCGGCTCGTAAAATCCAGCCTTCGGCACGCTGACCGGCTCAGCAACCGCCGCATCCGATCCGGCAAGCCGCGCCAATCTCTGAACCAGCGTCGCCATATTGGCCGGGCCGCCTTCGCGGAAATAGCCGAGCAGGGCGTCGAGTTCGGCACGCGGCAAGGTCGAGCCTTCGATCAGCCGCAGGTCCTCGTCATGGCTTTCGCCGGGCAGCAGCGCCAGTTTTATGCCGCGGTCGCGCGCCACCGCCGCAAGCTGGTCACAGCCGTAACGCCACCAGTCATAGCCGCCGAGGATGCGGACGAGAACGACCTTGGCATGACGCGCGACGCTGTCGATCCACAAATCGACTGACATTGGATGGCGGAGGTCGCGCAAAGCCGCGAGCCGCATCGACGGAAGGTGTTCCGCATTCCCCTTCCAGGCGGCAGCCAGACCGGCGAGGTCGCTGTCGGTGAAGGACAGCGCCACGACATCCGCAGGCGTCTGCCTGAGGTCGATCGGCTCGGCGAGGTCGTCGAGCGAAGCGGATGTCGTGATGAGGATATGCATTGCTTGTCGTGTCGGGCTTTCGTATCGGCCTCAGCCGGCGAGGATACGCTCGATCGCCGGGCGGTTCAGCCCCTTGAGGCCGATGACGACCAGCCGCGAACGGCGGTCGTCTTCCGCCGTCCAGGCGCGGTCGTAATAATGGTTGACGCGCGGGCCAACGGCCTGCAGCAGCAGCCGCATCGGCTTGCCGCCGACCTCGACGAAACCTTTGACGCGCAGCACGTTTTCCTGCTCGGCGGCAACGGCGACGCGCTTTGCAAGCTCATCCGGATTGGCGATCGACGGGATATCGATGACGAAGGAATCGAAATCGTCGTGCTCGTGATCGAGCTCGTCATCGTGATGCGTCTTGCGGTTCTCGATGTCGTCTTCGACGGCGAGGCCAAGGCCGAGCAGCACCGACGGGTCGACCTTGCCCTGTGCGGTCGGAACGACCTTGACCGCGCGCGCCACGTGCTCGCCGATGACCGCGTTGGCGCGCTCCGAGCCGGCCGCGTCCATCAAATCGCTCTTCGACAGGATGATCAGGTCGGCGCAGGCGATCTGGTCCTCGAACA
Protein-coding sequences here:
- a CDS encoding precorrin-8X methylmutase, translating into MAAYDYIHDGMAIYERSFAIIRAEADLSRFSEAEADVAIRMIHACGQVEAASHFVFSSDFVASARAALAAGAPIFCDAEMVAHGVTRARLPAGNEVICTLRDPRTSEIAKEISNTRSAAAIDLWGDRMAGSVVAIGNAPTALFYLLEKLRDGAPKPAAIIGMPVGFVGAAESKDALAENSYGVPYAIVRGRLGGSAMTAAALNSLARPGL
- a CDS encoding precorrin-3B C(17)-methyltransferase produces the protein MSGRLTVIGLGPGNADQVTPEASRAVSEASFFFGYKPYVERLELRPDQIRVASDNREELARSNEALAKAAEGHNVAVVSGGDPGVFAMAAAVCEAIEAGPAEWRAIDLAVVPGVTAMLAVAARIGAPLGHDFCAISLSDNLKPWDLIELRLLAAAGAGFVIALYNPISKARPWQLGRAFECLKAILPGTTPVIFGRAAGRPDERIEVFLLADADAEKADMATCIIIGSPETRIIKRGERPALVYTPRSATGSKR
- the cobW gene encoding cobalamin biosynthesis protein CobW; this encodes MDAPNSPNLSRVPCTVVTGFLGAGKTTLIRNLLENAKGKRLAIIVNEFGDVGIDGEILKGCGVDTCPEENIVELANGCICCTVADDFVPALDQILSRTPKVDHILIETSGLALPKPLVQAFQWPSVKSRVTVDGVVAVVDGPALADGRVASDMDALQAQRAADDSLDHDDPVEEVFEDQIACADLIILSKSDLMDAAGSERANAVIGEHVARAVKVVPTAQGKVDPSVLLGLGLAVEDDIENRKTHHDDELDHEHDDFDSFVIDIPSIANPDELAKRVAVAAEQENVLRVKGFVEVGGKPMRLLLQAVGPRVNHYYDRAWTAEDDRRSRLVVIGLKGLNRPAIERILAG
- a CDS encoding precorrin-2 C(20)-methyltransferase, producing MNAISKGRLIGVGTGPGDPELLTLKAARALAEADVVAYFAKRGNNSNARAIVEARFRPDMIELPLLYPVTTEIDKDHDDYRSQITDFYEQSAEQVAEHLGAGRMVAVLSEGDPLFYGSYMHLHVRLAHRFPTEVIPGITAMSGCWSATGLPIVQGNDVLTVLPGTMSEFELTRRLADTDAAVIMKVGRNLPKIRRALEATGKLAKAVYVERGTMPGSVSMRLADKPDDKAPYFAIVLVAGWSARPGAAGAKP
- the cobG gene encoding precorrin-3B synthase, which gives rise to MNAFSRRGACPALSAPMRTGDGLLVRLNPVAGGLALKALIGLCESALRHGNGIMEVTARGSLQIRGLTADSAQLLAAEVDALGIEVRSGVPVEIGPLAGIDPQEIADPRPLADRIRIAIQEAGLTARLGPKVSVVVDGGGQLAMDAVTADVRLTAVRTASGTQWSMSVAGDARSARPLTMVDTDGARDITVAALRMVAERGREAHTRDLTERQLASLAGWHSFAPPSVLPDISPTWGEIELSPPVSLIANAASTSDKRGVPAAELPISPLAGEMSGRTEGGVKERQPIRRPIGTFDLADSHALGFGLPFGSMPAQNLMDLAVQASDLGTTEIRFAPGRALLFLGLTASACPALQASAAALGFVTKAADPRTRIAACPGAPACTSGRIATRAIAETIATESPDLFDASLTLHISGCAKGCAHPGPAVLALVGDENGAGLVVDGTAKALPAGYRPGYDAARGIAGIAAATRGERHQGETTAACLRRLGAAGVAELYRRN
- the cobN gene encoding cobaltochelatase subunit CobN; protein product: MHILITTSASLDDLAEPIDLRQTPADVVALSFTDSDLAGLAAAWKGNAEHLPSMRLAALRDLRHPMSVDLWIDSVARHAKVVLVRILGGYDWWRYGCDQLAAVARDRGIKLALLPGESHDEDLRLIEGSTLPRAELDALLGYFREGGPANMATLVQRLARLAGSDAAVAEPVSVPKAGFYEPERGVVPLPLEREGNAAPIIPILFYRSMLLAADVAPIDALAEALRAQGMTPVPIFVSSLKDPTSLGFVETALASLNPAAMVTATAFASGAEPGAETLFDRAAVPVFQVIVATTKREVWEQNQRGLAPADLAMHVVLPELDGRILAGAISFKGEIEADPALAFRAFANRPETDRVAQVAARIGAFVRLQRTARARRKLAILIPDYPSAPGRTGYAVGLDVPSSVLAMLHDLKEQGYTVDRIPQSPRGLVDALRVGGQGLALEDYLALSAELPEASRDAVEAAWGGAKHEAHVNAPPSVLPDISPSRGEIELSSQLSPIISAAGIAQTTELPISPLEGEMSGRTEGGVQAPTSTHFPFRAAIFGNITVALAPDRGRSADRRADYHDPTLPPRHDLIAFGLWLQKSLGVHAIIHVGAHGTLEWLPGKTVALSGTCFPEIVTGSLPVIYPFIVSNPGEAAQAKRRISAITLGHLPPPLTGAGLDEAQQRLERLVDEYAQADGLDRRRRDRLARLIVETAQKSGLAAEAGVGGTDAPDEALRRIDAWLCDLKDFAIKDGLHIYGRAPEDEPDTLRRQSAEAEKAALLAALDGRHIKAGPAGAPARGRSDVLPTGRNLFTADPRTMPTPTAYDLGQAAAEEVVRSYMQSHGDWPRALVIDLWGSASLRTGGEEIAQGLALMGCRPQWDAATGRVTGIEVLPPAALGRPRIDVTWRISGLFRDMFPTQIALIDAAAHAVAGRDEDDSENPLAAAARAEGKVSPRIFGTSPGTYGAGIEDLLSRGEWGAREEIGRAYLEATSHAYGGADGEAISAPGAFEGRIAEADLLVHTGDDPGRDILEGSADVAFIGGFSAALAALGRNADVIVLDTTDPKKPKPRSVGEAVSRVVRARAVNPRFIAGQMRHGPRGASEFAETVDRLVGFAETTHAISAALIEAVHDAYVGDPEVRAFLLRENPAAAKVIAERFLAARRRGLWHPLRNSIDDDLAALIAEAQASGVAA